The proteins below are encoded in one region of Triticum aestivum cultivar Chinese Spring chromosome 1B, IWGSC CS RefSeq v2.1, whole genome shotgun sequence:
- the LOC123129457 gene encoding probable protein phosphatase 2C 48, giving the protein MRQLSSLLQGLARSMAGKERKEEDPQGTVLRTSGTLRGEGSGTLAAVWSRRGEKGTNQDCSVVWEGFGCQEDTIFCGIFDGHGQWGHYVSKAVRDSLPPSLLCRWQEAVTLASLVDGEKKLGHCQFDLWKQSYLAAAAAVDEELRRSRRLDAVNSGSTALSVVKKGDTMVIANVGDSRAVLGTTSDDGSIAAIQLTVDFKPNLLQEKARILQCKGRVHCHEDEPGVHRVWLPDREAPGLAMSRAFGDYCVKDYGVISAPEVTQRRITARDQFVILATDGVWDVVSNGEAVQIVADTPEREKAAKRLVQCAVRAWRRKRRGYAVDDCSAICLFLHHSPPS; this is encoded by the exons ATGCGGCAGCTGTCGTCGCTGCTGCAGGGACTGGCCCGGTCGATGGCTGGAAAAGAGAGGAAGGAGGAGGATCCGCAGGGGACGGTGCTGCGGACGTCGGGGACGCTGCGGGGCGAGGGCTCCGGGACCTTGGCCGCCGTGTGGTCTCGCCGCGGCGAGAAGGGCACCAACCAGGACTGCTCCGTCGTCTGGGAG GGATTCGGATGCCAGGAGGACACTATCTTCTGCGGCATCTTCGACGGCCACGGCCAGTGGGGCCACTACGTCTCCAAGGCCGTCCGGGACTCGCTGCCGCCGTCGTTGCTGTGCCGCTGGCAGGAGGCCGTCACGCTGGCGTCGCTCGTCGACGGCGAGAAGAAGCTCGGCCACTGCCAGTTCGACCTCTGGAAGCAGTCCTacctggccgccgccgctgccgtggaCGAAGAGCTCCGCCGCAGCCGCCGTCTCGACGCCGTCAACAGTGGCTCCACGGCGCTGTCCGTCGTCAAGAAGGGTGACACGATGGTGATCGCGAACGTGGGCGACTCGCGAGCCGTTCTTGGCACCACGTCGGACGACGGCAGCATCGCCGCCATCCAGCTCACCGTCGACTTCAAACCCAACCTGCTTC AGGAGAAGGCGCGCATCTTGCAGTGCAAGGGCCGCGTGCACTGCCACGAGGACGAGCCCGGCGTGCACCGGGTGTGGCTGCCCGACCGGGAGGCGCCGGGGCTCGCCATGTCGCGTGCGTTCGGCGACTACTGcgtcaaggactacggcgtcatcTCGGCGCCGGAGGTGACGCAGAGGAGGATCACCGCCCGGGACCAGTTCGTCATCCTGGCCACCGACGGG GTTTGGGACGTGGTCTCCAACGGCGAGGCGGTGCAGATCGTGGCTGACACGCCGGAGAGGGAGAAGGCGGCGAAGCGTCTGGTCCAGTGCGCCGTCCGCGCCTGGAGGCGCAAGCGGCGGGGCTACGCCGTCGACGACTGCTCGGCGATCTGCCTCTTCCTCCACCACTCGCCGCCATCGTAG